Within Actinoplanes sp. L3-i22, the genomic segment GCGCTGGGCGGGGCCGGGCTGCTGCTCGTGCCGGCGGTGACGATCTGGCCCGGCACCGCGGTCTTCGGCGACGACCCGTGGCCGAAGGCGATCATATATCCGGCCCGCGGCGTGGGCGCGCTGTTCGAGCCGGCGCCGGCCGCGGTGCCGGACTCGCTGGCCGGGCTGCTCGGCCGGAGCCGGGCGCAGCTGCTGATCGGGCTGGGGGAGCCGGCCAGCACGACCCACCTCGCGGCGGTGTTCACGCTGGCCACCGGGGCGGTCGGCGACCATCTCGCGGTGCTGTACCGGGCCGGGCTGGTGACCCGGGCCCGGTCCGGGCGGTCGGTGCTCTACGCACGGACGCCGCTCGGCGACGCGCTGGTCCGGGCCGCGGGCTGAGCCGGGCGGGGTCAGGTGACCGCGTACCACCAGCGGTCGAGGTCGCTGTCCATCGCCTCGATCTCCTCCTCGCTCGGGCGGTAGCCGGGCGGCAGGTCGACCTCGAGCGCTCCGGTCCGCCGGACGATCTCGCGCAGCTCGGCCACGCCCGGGGTGGCCGGCAGCTCGTCGGCGTGCAGCGGATACCCGCCGACCAGGATCTCCGGGCCCAGCCCGTACCAGTGGGCGATCAGCTCGGCGTCGCCGTCCCGCTCCGCGGCGGCCGCGATCCGGGTGGCCACGTCGATCAGCCGGACCCGGTTCGGCGGGACCGCGGCGGCGCCGGTCAGTCGCCCGGCGCCGGCCATCCGCTGCCACAGCGCGCTGCCGGCCTCGGCGTAGAGCCAGGGTGGGTCGACGTACCCGGTCGCCAGCTCACGCTCCGGAAGCTCGTCGTCCTCGTGCAGGTCGGTGAAGTCGTCCAGCCCGTCGAAGAACGCGCGCCGCTCCGCGTAGTCGGGGTGCTCGGCGACCGGGAACCGGTAGGTGTGCCCCCGTCGCAGCAGGATGTCGCGCACCCGCCCCTGCGTGATCGAGCAGTCGAAGGTGAACTGGAACGCGTAGAGCGCGACGAACCAGTCGCGCAGCCGTCCGTCGTCCGCCGGGTGGTGCCGGTCCAGCGTCCGGACCGACTCGTACACCAGATCCTCGATCTCATGCATCGACACCCGGGCACCTTAGCCCGTCACCGACGCGCAACCGATGGTTGCATGTTGCGCCGGTCCGGGTTAGGTTAGGTGCAACCAAAGGTTGCAGGAGGAAGTCATGGAACTCGGAACCATCGAGCGCGAGATCTACGTCGACGCCACCCCCGAGGTCGTCTTCGAGGTGGTCAGCAGCGCGGAGCACCTCAAGGGCTGGTGGCCCGACGACGCCGACTACGCGGCCGTCGCCGGCGCCAGCGGGACGATCAGCTTCGGGAAGGGCGACGCCGAGGCGCAGGTCGAGCAGTTCACCGTCGTCGACGCCCAGCCGCCGCGGATGTTCTCGTTCCGCTGGACGCACCCGGCCGGCGAGACCGCGACCGCGGGGAACTCACTGCTGGTCACGTTCGACCTCACCCCGTCCGGCGGCGGCACGACGCTGCGGATGACCGAGACCGGGTTCCGCGAGCGGGGCTGGTCGCAGGCCGTGCTGGAGGAGTGCTACCGGGACCACGTGACCGGTTGGGATCACTTCATCCCGCGGCTCGCGCCCTACGTCGCCACCCTCCAGGTCCAGCCGTGACCACGGCCGTCGTCGACGACGATCTCTGGTCGGCGATCGGCGACCCGACCCGGCGGCGGATGCTGGACCTGCTGCTCACCGAGGGCGGCGGCACGGCCAGCACGCTGAGCCGGCAGATGACCGTGACCCGCCAGGCGGTCGCCAAGCACCTGACCGTGCTCGACCGGGTCGGGCTGGTCCGTGGCCGCCCGGCCGGCCGGGAGCGCCGCTACCAGGTCGACGAGGCGCAACTCGCCCGCGCGGTCGCCCAGCTCGCCGCGGTCGGCGCCGCCTGGGACGCCCGCCTGCAGCGCATCAAGCGCATCGCCGAGGCGATTCAACAAACCAGAAACACCTGATTTGGGTACGGGCGTGGCCCGCGCCCGCACGCAAGGCCGCCGGCGCGGGTGGGTCAGTCCAGGCAGAACTCGTTGCCCTCCGGGTCGGCCATCACGATGTGCCCGGCGTTCGGCGGCACCGGCTCGTGGCGTTCGAGCCGGGTCGCGCCGTGCCCGACCAGGCGCTCCGCCTCGGCCTCCAGCGCCGCCATCCGCTCGTCGCCGGTCAGCCCGGGCGCCGCCCGTACGTCGAGGTGCACCCGGTTCTTGCCGGTCTTGCCCTCCGGCACCTGCTGGAAGAACAGCCGCGGCCCGGTCCCCTTCGGGTCGACCACGGCCGACGCGCTGTTCCATTTGTCCTCCGGCACACCCCACGCCGCGAGGGCCTGCTCCCACGAGTCGAACCCGTCCGGCGGCGACTGCACCTGATAGCCCAGCGCCTCGGCCCAGAACGCGGACAGCGCGGCCGGGTCGGCGGCGTCGAAGGTGAACTGGACCTCGCGTGCGATCTCAAGAGTCATGCCCCCACCCTGCCGCAGATTGCGGACACGGGCTGACCGGAAATCGAACGAACCGGCGGATCACCCGGGCCGCGGCGTGGCCCGGGCGGCGCGAGCCGCGGGACCGGGCCTACTCCGCGGCGAGCGGCGGGCCGACCTGGTCGTCGAGCCAGTGCCGCAGCGGCAGGCCGGCGCGCAGGAAGTCGACCACCCGGGTCTTCGCCGCGGCCGTGCCCAGCCAGGCCGCCGGCGGCCACTCCCGCCAGGTGATCAGGCCCTTGTGCCGGAGCAGCTCGATCCGCGGATGGTCCTTCGGGTAGCCGCGCGGCGCGGTCTTCAACGTGTCCCGCCCGGTCACGGTGATCCCGGCTTTCTCGGCGTCCGCGATGAGCCCGAGCAGCACCGTGCCGCTGACGTCGTTGGCGACCGCCGTCCGGTAGCGGTCCAGCTGACCGGAGTCCATCTGGTAGTACCCCGACCCGGCGGCCAGCCCGTCCGCCGACAGCTGCAGATAGCCGCCGCCCTCCAGCCACGCCCCGAGGTGCGTCTTGTACGGCGTCTTGTCCTTGCTGAACCGCACGTCCCGGTACGGCCGGAAGACCTTCCCCGGCCCGAACTCCGGCTCGAGCGCGGCGAGCAGCTCCAGCATCGGCCCGCGCACCTGCTCCTCGTAGAACGGGAGGTGCCTGGTCCAGTACGTCTTCGAGTTGTCGGCGCTGAGCCCCTCGTAGAACTCCAGCGCCTCGACCGGCCAACCGCGGAACGTCACCCCACGATTCTGCGCCATCGCCCGCGGCCGCCTTGAGAAGGGTCGCGGATTCATATATTAGCTATAGAGGTGATAGGCGATCCGAGCGAGTTCCTGTGGTACATCCCCAACGAGGACCGGCCCGGCCACCGCGGCGACGACGTGGTCGCCGGGCACAACAGCCTGGACGCGCTGGTCAGCCAGGCGCAGGCGGTCGAGGCGCACGGCTGGGGCGGCGCGCTGATCGGCACCGGGTGGGGCCGGCCGGACACGTTCACGGTGGCGACCGCCCTGGCCGCGCGGACGACGACGTTCCGGCCGTTGATCGCGGCCCGGCCCGGTTACTGGCGGCCGGCGCACTTCGCCTCGGCCGCCGCGACGCTGCAGCACCTGAGCGGCGGGCGGGTGCTGATCAACATCGTGTCCGGGAAGGACAACCTCGCCGCCTACGGCGACGAGGAGGGCGATCAGATCCAGCGGTACGGCCGGACGCGCGAGTTCCTGCGGATCGTGCGCCGGTTGTGGGCCGAGGAGAACGTCACCTACCAGGGGGAACACTTCCGGGTCACCGATTCGACCGTGGTGCCGCGGTTGAGCCGGCCGCCGCGGCTGTACTTCGGCGGCGCGTCCGAGGCCGCCGAGCGGGTGTCCGCGGCCGAGGCGGACGTGCAGCTGTTCTGGGGCGAGACGCTCGACGGCGTACGGGAAAGGATCGAAAGGTTGAAAGCTCTGGAAAAGGAGCTGGGGCGGGAGCATCCGCCGCTGGAGTTCGGTCTGCGGATCACCACGGTGGTGCGCGAGACGACCGAGCGGGCCTGGGCGGACGCCGAGGCGAAGGTCGCCGCGACGTCCGAGGGTGATCAGTTGTTGCCGCTGCTCAGAGCGTGAAACCGGTGACCAGGTCGCGCAGCTCGCCGCTGGTCCGGGCCAGGCTCGCGGCGTTCTGCTGAGCCTGTCCGGCCACCGCCGTCGTGGTGCCGACCGCGCCGGCCACCCCGGCGATGCTGTCGGCGATGGTGGTGCTGCTGTCCGCGACCTCGGCCACGTTGCGGCCCATCTCGCTGGTGGTGGCGGTCTGCTCCTCGACGGCCGCCGCGATCAGCGTCTGGAAGTCGCTGATCCGGTTGACCACGTCGCCGATCCGGCCGATCGCGCCGGCCGCCTCGGACGAGTCGGACTGGATGGCCTGGACCAGCCGGCCGATCTCGGTGGTGGCCCGTGCCGTCTCCTGCGAGAGCTCCTTGACCTCGCCGGCCACCACCGCGAAGCCCTTGCCCAGGTCACCGGCGCGGGCGGCCTCGATCGTCGCGTTCAGCGCGAGCAGGTTGGTCTGCTCGGCGATCGCCGTGATCATGGCGACCACCTTGCCGATCTCGGCGGACGACGCGCCCAGCTTGCCGACCGTGCGGTTGGTCTGCTCGACCGCGCCGACCGCCTCGCCGGCCACCTGCGCGGCCTCGCCGGCGTTGCGGGCGATCTCGTCGATCGCCAGGGTCATCTCGGAGCTGCCGGCCTGCAGGGTCCGCACGTTGCCGGAGACGTGCCCGGCCGAGTCGGCGACCGCGGTGGCCTGGGCGTCGACCTCGGCGCTGGCCGCGGCGATCCGGGTGGACACCTCGGAGAGCTCGCCGGAGGCCGCGGAGACCGTCTCGGCGTGCCCGGCGATCGCGGCCACCGTCTCGCGCAGCGACGCGGCGGTCCGGTCCACCGCGTCGCTGAGGCTGCCCAGCTCGTCGCGGCGGTTCAGGCCGACCCGCACGGTCAGGTCGTGGTCGGCGAGCCGCTTGAGCGCGGCGACCACCTTCGCCAGCGGGCCGGTCACCGAGCGGGTCACCCAGATCCCCATCGTGATCGCCAGCGCGGTGGCCAGGATCAACGCCAGCACGAGCATCCGCAGCGCCGTGGTGCGGACCTTCTCCACCTCGGCGCGGAGCGCCTCGGCACGCTGGTCGACCGAGGCGTCGAGGCTTGCGGTCAGATCCAGGATCTTCCCGTACGAGGCCCCGGCCTCCCCACCGTTGATACTGGTCATCGCCGTGGCGCGACCGGCCCGGGTGTCCGTGGACAGCCACTGCATGACCTTGGCGTCCCAGGTGAAGAAGTCGTCCCAGGCCGGCTTGAGCTGGGCGAACTTCGCCCGCTCGGCCGCGGTCATGGCGCCGGTACGGGTGGCCGCCAGGTCGGTGTAGATGGTGTCCTTCGACTTCAGCTCGCCCTCGCGGTTGTAGCCGTCCGGGCCGGTGGCGTAGGCGTACCCGAAGGCGCCGGCGTCCGCCACGACCAGGCCCTGCCAGCCGGTGACGTCGGCCGCGTCGTACTTGATCGCCCCGATGTCGTCGCGGACCTGCTCCAGGGTCGCCAGCTCCTCCTCGGCGGAGACCTGCTGGCGCATTCCCCACCAGCCGACCCCGGCGGACGCGCCGATCAGGGCGGTCAGCACGAAAAAGGAGGCGCCGAGGCGCTTGCCGACATTGATGTCACTGATCCGCATGCCTCTGAGATCGGCGTACGCGGGCAGGGGTTGAAGGTTTGCGATGTGACCCTGGTCGCGGACGGTTGATGTTCGGTTGCTCTTCGCCGCCCGCGTTTTAATCCTATTCGGCCGATAGGAATTATGGTCTAATGGGACTCTGCTCGATCCGTTGCCGAAGGTGGTCCCCGATGCGTGGTGTTCCCGTCCTGCTCGCCCTGTCCGTCGGCGGGCCCGGCCTGCACTCCCTGGCCGACGCGGGGGAGATCGTGGCCGCCGCGGAGGAGGCCGGGGTCGCCGCGATCCGGCTCGCCGACCGGTCGCCGAACGGGACCGCGCTCGACCCGGCGGTCGTCGCCGCCTACCTGGCCGGCCGGCACGCCGGGATCGGATACCTGCCGGTGCTGCCGACCACCGGGAACCCGCCGCTGACCGCGGCCCGGCGGACGCTGTCGCTGGACACCGCCACCGGCGGGCGCTCCGGGGCGGTGCTGCGGCCGGGCGACTCGGTGCCCCGCTGGATCGAGTACGCCCGGGTGCTCACCCGGCTGTGGGAGTCGTTCCCCGGCGACGACCGCCCGGACGGGCCGGTGCTCGTGGCCGACCTCGGGGTGCTCGGGGTGGCGACGGTCGCGCCGCTGGCCGACATCGTCGTGGTCGACCTGGGGCAGGCCGGCGGGGCGGACGCGGACCTGAGCCAGGCCCTGCGGCTCGCCGGGCGGGAGCGCGGGGAGGTGGCGCTGCTCGGCCGGGTCACGGTGGCCAAGGGTGAGGTGGTGCCGGGCTTCGCGACCCGGCTGCGGTCCTGGGTCGACGAGCACCTGCTCGACGGGGTGGAGCTGGTGGCCGAGGGCGGGGTGGACGACGTGGTCAAGGTGCTGCGGGCGCTGACCCCCCGGCCGGTGGGCCGGACGCTGCGCGAGGCCTTCGAGCTGCGCCCGGCGGTCGCCCTCGCCGGCTGACGGGCCGGCGGGGCGCTCAGGACCGGGCGCTCAGGACTCCGCGTGGCCGACCGGGCCGACCCACTTGAGGTCCGGGAGGTTGACGACGATGGCCTCCTGGGTGGTGCGGGAGATGACCACCACGGCCTCGTTCGCCGGGTCCGGGTTCTCCTCGCGGTGCGGGACCCACGGCGGGACGTAGATGTAGTCGCCGGGCTTGGTGTCGACCCGGGTCTCGCCGTGCTCCTCGTCCAGGAAGACGAACGACGGGTGGCCGCTGACCACGTAGATCGCGGTCTCCGACGCGCCGTGGTGGTGGTTGCCGGAGGAGGTGGACGCGGCGACGTGGGTCTCGCCCATCCACAGGTTCCGGCTGCCGACGGTGGCGCCGCTGATCGCCTCGACGCGGCGCATGCCGGTGGTCTGCGCGGTGTCCGCGCTCAGGGAGCCGCCCGCGACGTGGTGCAGCCGGCGGTGGAACGGGTCTTCGTCTGCCATGCCCATGATCCTATCGATCCAGTAGGACTTTGTGCAGGGCCGCCGCGGTGCCGGTGACCAGGTCCGGCGGCAGGCCGCGGCGCGGCTGCACGGAGAGCGCGATCGGCCGCGGCGCCGGCAGGTCGTCCCGCTCGACCAGGCCGTCCGGGCGCTGGCCCTGGGTCGCCATCAGGCCGACGCCGAGCCCGGCCCGGACCGCGGCCTGCACCCCGGCCAGGTGCGCGGCCTCGCAGTCGACGTCGGCGGCCAGCCCGTGCGCGGCGAGCGTCTCCAGGGCCCGGGTGCGCAGCGCGCAGGGCGCGTCGAAGGCGACCAGCGGGATCGGCCGGCCGCTCGCCGGGGGCGTCCACTGTGGCGCCGAATACCAGGTCAGGTGCAGCTCGCCGACGGTCCGCGCGCTCTCGTCCTCGGCCGGGCCGAGCAGCAGGGCCAGGTCGATCCGCCCGTCCTGCAGGTCGGTGCGCAGCTGGCTGCCGCGGTCGATCCGGAACCGGATGCGCGCGTCCGGGAACGTGCCGGTCAGCGCGCCGGCCAGGTCGGGCAGCAGCTGGGCGGCGGCGTGCTCGGTGGAACCGATCAGCAGCACGCGTTCCGCGGTGGCGCCGAACGCGTGCAGCGTCTCGTCGTGCACCGCGAGCAGCCGGCGCGCGTGCAGGAGCAGCGCCTCGCCGTCGGCGGTGAAGCGGGAGCCGCGGCCGTCGCGTTCGACCAGGGTGCGGCCGAGGGTCGTCTCCAGCCGGCGCACGTGCTGACTGACCGCGCCCTGGCTCAGGTGCAGGGCGGTCGCGGCCCGTTGGAAGCCGCCGCAGTCGGCGACCGCGACCAGGCTGCGCAGCGGTGCGATGTCGAGAAAACGACTCATGCCTATCAGGTTACTAGGAATTGATTAGCCGTGGTGATGGCTCACATCACGATCTCTCGTTGGACACGACCGCCTACCCACCGTGATGCTCGTCTTGTTGAACCCTGCAATCCTATCGGAGAAGTAGAGATGACTCGAAGGAACCTGATACTCGGCGCCGTACTGCTCGGCGTCGGTGGACCGGGCCAGCATCACACCTGGCTGAGTCCCGAGATACCCGGTGACGCCAGCGTGGACATCCGCTGGTACATCGCCCGCGCGCAGCAGGCCGAGGCCGCCAAGTTCGACCACGTGTTCATCGTGGACAGCCAGTTCATCACGCCGGACTCGCCGAACCACTACCTGAACCGGCTCGAGCCGCTCACCCTGCTCTCCGCGGTCGCCGTGCACACCACCCACATCGGGCTGGTCGGGACGCTGACCACCTCGTACAACGACCCGTTCAACATCGCCCGGCGGCTGGCCTCGCTGGACGTGATCAGCGGCGGCCGGGCCGGCTGGAACGTGGTCGCGACCGGGGACGGCGGCACCGCCGGGAACTACGGGCGCGAGGAGCACTACGACTACTCCACCCGGTACGGCCGGGCCCTGGAACACGTCCGCGTGGTGCAGGGGCTGTGGGACTCGTACGAGGACGATGCCTTCCCCCGCGACAAGGAGCGCGGCGTCTTCTTCGACAAGGACAAGCAGCACGCCCTGAACCACGTCGGCGAGCACTTCTCCGTGGTCGGCCCGCTCAACCTGCAGCGCAGCCCGCAGGGCCAGCCGGTGATCTTCCAGGCCGGCGACTCGGACGAGGGCCGGGACCTGGGCGCGAGCATCGCCGACGCGATCTTCACGCACGCGCAGACGATCGAGCAGGGTCGAGCGTTCGCCGCCGACCTCCGCGCCCGCGCCGCCGCCAAGGGTCGCGACCCGGAGCAGATCCTGATCGTCCCGGGGATCAGCCCGATCATCGCCGACACCGACGAGGAGGCCCGGGCCAGGGAAGCCGAGATCGTCGGAGGCAAGGACTTCGACCGCGCGCTCAAGGAGCTGGGCCGGCCGTTCGGCTGGCACGACTTCACCCAGTACGACCTCGACGCCCCCTTCCCCGACCTGGGTGACCTGGGCGACCGCAGCTTCAAGACGCAGGCCGAGCGGATCAAGAAGCTGGCCGCCGACAACGGCTTCACGCTGCGCCAGGTGGTCCGGCACAGCATCGACTCGCGCCGCTCGCCGTTCGTCGGCTCGCCGCTGACCGTGGCGAACGA encodes:
- a CDS encoding SRPBCC family protein, encoding MELGTIEREIYVDATPEVVFEVVSSAEHLKGWWPDDADYAAVAGASGTISFGKGDAEAQVEQFTVVDAQPPRMFSFRWTHPAGETATAGNSLLVTFDLTPSGGGTTLRMTETGFRERGWSQAVLEECYRDHVTGWDHFIPRLAPYVATLQVQP
- a CDS encoding metalloregulator ArsR/SmtB family transcription factor — its product is MTTAVVDDDLWSAIGDPTRRRMLDLLLTEGGGTASTLSRQMTVTRQAVAKHLTVLDRVGLVRGRPAGRERRYQVDEAQLARAVAQLAAVGAAWDARLQRIKRIAEAIQQTRNT
- a CDS encoding VOC family protein, producing MTLEIAREVQFTFDAADPAALSAFWAEALGYQVQSPPDGFDSWEQALAAWGVPEDKWNSASAVVDPKGTGPRLFFQQVPEGKTGKNRVHLDVRAAPGLTGDERMAALEAEAERLVGHGATRLERHEPVPPNAGHIVMADPEGNEFCLD
- a CDS encoding DUF2461 domain-containing protein, whose protein sequence is MTFRGWPVEALEFYEGLSADNSKTYWTRHLPFYEEQVRGPMLELLAALEPEFGPGKVFRPYRDVRFSKDKTPYKTHLGAWLEGGGYLQLSADGLAAGSGYYQMDSGQLDRYRTAVANDVSGTVLLGLIADAEKAGITVTGRDTLKTAPRGYPKDHPRIELLRHKGLITWREWPPAAWLGTAAAKTRVVDFLRAGLPLRHWLDDQVGPPLAAE
- a CDS encoding LLM class flavin-dependent oxidoreductase — translated: MIGDPSEFLWYIPNEDRPGHRGDDVVAGHNSLDALVSQAQAVEAHGWGGALIGTGWGRPDTFTVATALAARTTTFRPLIAARPGYWRPAHFASAAATLQHLSGGRVLINIVSGKDNLAAYGDEEGDQIQRYGRTREFLRIVRRLWAEENVTYQGEHFRVTDSTVVPRLSRPPRLYFGGASEAAERVSAAEADVQLFWGETLDGVRERIERLKALEKELGREHPPLEFGLRITTVVRETTERAWADAEAKVAATSEGDQLLPLLRA
- a CDS encoding methyl-accepting chemotaxis protein — its product is MRISDINVGKRLGASFFVLTALIGASAGVGWWGMRQQVSAEEELATLEQVRDDIGAIKYDAADVTGWQGLVVADAGAFGYAYATGPDGYNREGELKSKDTIYTDLAATRTGAMTAAERAKFAQLKPAWDDFFTWDAKVMQWLSTDTRAGRATAMTSINGGEAGASYGKILDLTASLDASVDQRAEALRAEVEKVRTTALRMLVLALILATALAITMGIWVTRSVTGPLAKVVAALKRLADHDLTVRVGLNRRDELGSLSDAVDRTAASLRETVAAIAGHAETVSAASGELSEVSTRIAAASAEVDAQATAVADSAGHVSGNVRTLQAGSSEMTLAIDEIARNAGEAAQVAGEAVGAVEQTNRTVGKLGASSAEIGKVVAMITAIAEQTNLLALNATIEAARAGDLGKGFAVVAGEVKELSQETARATTEIGRLVQAIQSDSSEAAGAIGRIGDVVNRISDFQTLIAAAVEEQTATTSEMGRNVAEVADSSTTIADSIAGVAGAVGTTTAVAGQAQQNAASLARTSGELRDLVTGFTL
- a CDS encoding LLM class flavin-dependent oxidoreductase: MRGVPVLLALSVGGPGLHSLADAGEIVAAAEEAGVAAIRLADRSPNGTALDPAVVAAYLAGRHAGIGYLPVLPTTGNPPLTAARRTLSLDTATGGRSGAVLRPGDSVPRWIEYARVLTRLWESFPGDDRPDGPVLVADLGVLGVATVAPLADIVVVDLGQAGGADADLSQALRLAGRERGEVALLGRVTVAKGEVVPGFATRLRSWVDEHLLDGVELVAEGGVDDVVKVLRALTPRPVGRTLREAFELRPAVALAG
- a CDS encoding cupin domain-containing protein — its product is MADEDPFHRRLHHVAGGSLSADTAQTTGMRRVEAISGATVGSRNLWMGETHVAASTSSGNHHHGASETAIYVVSGHPSFVFLDEEHGETRVDTKPGDYIYVPPWVPHREENPDPANEAVVVISRTTQEAIVVNLPDLKWVGPVGHAES
- a CDS encoding LysR substrate-binding domain-containing protein, whose product is MSRFLDIAPLRSLVAVADCGGFQRAATALHLSQGAVSQHVRRLETTLGRTLVERDGRGSRFTADGEALLLHARRLLAVHDETLHAFGATAERVLLIGSTEHAAAQLLPDLAGALTGTFPDARIRFRIDRGSQLRTDLQDGRIDLALLLGPAEDESARTVGELHLTWYSAPQWTPPASGRPIPLVAFDAPCALRTRALETLAAHGLAADVDCEAAHLAGVQAAVRAGLGVGLMATQGQRPDGLVERDDLPAPRPIALSVQPRRGLPPDLVTGTAAALHKVLLDR
- a CDS encoding NtaA/DmoA family FMN-dependent monooxygenase (This protein belongs to a clade of FMN-dependent monooxygenases, within a broader family of flavin-dependent oxidoreductases, the luciferase-like monooxygenase (LMM) family, some of whose members use coenzyme F420 rather than FMN.), yielding MTRRNLILGAVLLGVGGPGQHHTWLSPEIPGDASVDIRWYIARAQQAEAAKFDHVFIVDSQFITPDSPNHYLNRLEPLTLLSAVAVHTTHIGLVGTLTTSYNDPFNIARRLASLDVISGGRAGWNVVATGDGGTAGNYGREEHYDYSTRYGRALEHVRVVQGLWDSYEDDAFPRDKERGVFFDKDKQHALNHVGEHFSVVGPLNLQRSPQGQPVIFQAGDSDEGRDLGASIADAIFTHAQTIEQGRAFAADLRARAAAKGRDPEQILIVPGISPIIADTDEEARAREAEIVGGKDFDRALKELGRPFGWHDFTQYDLDAPFPDLGDLGDRSFKTQAERIKKLAADNGFTLRQVVRHSIDSRRSPFVGSPLTVANEIQKWFEAGAFDGVNITVTVPSEFARFTDEVLPILRGRGVARDEYGSTTLRGNLGLPVPRNIHTRELVK